The sequence CAGCGCCGCCTCTATGATCTTTTGCTTCGCGCTCATGTACTAAAGCGTACATAAAAGTGTACCTATTTGCAACCGATCTCCTGCGAATGAATCCGATCTGCTCACCTCCGGAGCCGCCCCGTTTGATACCGTAATTTGGGTGTTATGCAGCCGGTACTGAGCTAACGATCAGGCAGTTTTGGGAAAACTACACAAGTGCGTTTGCGGGAGGCCACTAAATTTGAATGAACCCTGTTTGCTGGCTGCAAACCAGGTACCGACATGAAGCGTTTATTAACGGTGTCAAACTTCAAGCATTCGTTTGGACTTGGCCGAGAAAAAAGATTGAACAGCAGCCGCTATCCCGGCTCACCAGAGCCGCAGAGTTTGATCCATCAATCAATCTTATCGAAGTTATAACGCGTCTCAGATGGGGCGTTTTCGAGCTTCAGTACGCCGCGTGGACAGACCGCCGCGCAGATTCCGCAGCCGACACAGGATGCGCGGATTATATTTTGACCGCGTTGCGCATACCAGCGAACGTCAATTCCCTGTTCGCAATAGGTGGAACAATTGCCGCAGGAGATACATTGGCCCCCGTTGGTAGTAATCCGGAAACGGGAAAAGAACTTCTGGATGATCCCCAGGATAGCAGCCATTGGGCATCCAAAGCGGCACCAGACGCGTGCCCCCATGAGTGGATAGAATCCCACTCCAATCACCCCGGAAAAAATGGCGCCGATGTAAAACCCGTAGGCCTTCGCGGCGGCGCCTGAAAATTTGCCGAAGATTGCCCCTTCATACAAGGAATTGATCCAAAGCAACGCGGTAACAATCGTGATAGTTACCAGTACCGAATGGATCAGCCATCGCTCAATGTTCCACGCTTTCAGTGATTTGTCCGATAAGTGGCGGTAAGGGTCTCCCAGAGTTTCAGCCAATCCGCCGCAACCACATACCCACGAACAATACCAGCGCTTACCGAAAAAGTATGTGAATATCGGTGTTCCTATAAACGTCATCGCCGCCCCCCAGAACAGCATGAAAAATCCAAGGCCACCGGGATGGGAAAGCAGCGAATGAGCTGTCTTTGGAAAAAGATAGTCGTACTTCAATGGCCAGAAATAGCTGAAATAAAAGTCCGGCTGGTTCAGGCTGTGAAGCAGATTCGGTATTAGAAACGCAAATCCCAACTGAAAAAACATTACAGAGAGTGTACGGATGATTTGATACCTGTTGTGACGATATTTCACAAGGATCATGCGGGCGCCCATGACCAGAACAGCCACAGTGTAAAAAGCACCATACATAAACCAGCGGTCTGCGGGCTTTCCTGTAATCAACAAACTCAATGGATCCGTGATCCGCACCCAGTTTTCAATCCACTTCGGAAACCAGTAAAGGGCGATGTAGAACAGGGTCAGAAAAACACCGAGTATCCACGCATTCCATCCGCGATAAGTAACAGCGTTGGAAAAGATATGATTGTTTTTGATGCCTGGCGGGGCTTCTTTGGCCAGAGCGAGGAAATAGACCAACGCTCCAGTACATGTGAGCCCCACACTCAAAAGAAGAAAAAGCAAGGGGCGGCCCTTTGAAACACCGGTAGCAGCAACGAGGAACAGAAACATGCCGGTGGCAAAAGTAGTCAGGCCTGCTCTCTGCAAGAAACTCCGTTCTTTATTATGTTCTGCTGCTGCCTCAGGGGGCCGGATTTGAAGTGGTGTCATAAGAATTCTTCCTGAAAAGCCGCCACGGTGAGCGTTGAATGAGTCGAAGATTTTTGCCGGGATTCTGCCGATTATACCAATCTACGATTTCCGGTTCGTATTGTCTGAAAAACTCCGGATCGAAATTTGCCTGACGAAGGTTCTGGAGCGTATACTCGACTGTGCGTTTTTCGCTAATCCATCTCTGGCAGACTTCCTGGCGGAAACGGATCCCCATTACATTGAACCCGAGCACTTCCATCGATCCGTCTCGATGTACGATTCTCATGCAATGTTTGCCGTCACGATGCTCCCAGTAAAATGACTTCTCGCCTTCTCGTTCCGTATTGCTGACCTGTCCATACGTTTGCCATTCGATATCGAAAAATTTTGCCGAATTGAACCAGATCCCACGATCATATTTTGTTCTCTCTCCACAGATCGTTTTTGCGAGTGCTTCTGCCTGCAACCGCCCTGT comes from bacterium and encodes:
- a CDS encoding 4Fe-4S binding protein translates to MTPLQIRPPEAAAEHNKERSFLQRAGLTTFATGMFLFLVAATGVSKGRPLLFLLLSVGLTCTGALVYFLALAKEAPPGIKNNHIFSNAVTYRGWNAWILGVFLTLFYIALYWFPKWIENWVRITDPLSLLITGKPADRWFMYGAFYTVAVLVMGARMILVKYRHNRYQIIRTLSVMFFQLGFAFLIPNLLHSLNQPDFYFSYFWPLKYDYLFPKTAHSLLSHPGGLGFFMLFWGAAMTFIGTPIFTYFFGKRWYCSWVCGCGGLAETLGDPYRHLSDKSLKAWNIERWLIHSVLVTITIVTALLWINSLYEGAIFGKFSGAAAKAYGFYIGAIFSGVIGVGFYPLMGARVWCRFGCPMAAILGIIQKFFSRFRITTNGGQCISCGNCSTYCEQGIDVRWYAQRGQNIIRASCVGCGICAAVCPRGVLKLENAPSETRYNFDKID